In Primulina huaijiensis isolate GDHJ02 unplaced genomic scaffold, ASM1229523v2 scaffold3501, whole genome shotgun sequence, a single genomic region encodes these proteins:
- the LOC140968307 gene encoding helicase and polymerase-containing protein TEBICHI isoform X4, producing the protein MDSRIDQFFVSKKKRKTLSPTAKLGRCEKVARNQIEVSPSSKSSLDSYLVTSKDGHSPAKSLNVPCDQKANQGPVKRNLTLDAGLSSRIENRESHFPTQGLPERPQVSEVAPRLKSELLSDSVPTNCLGKDSYAFGNVVENAELKAFATGFLSLYCSELPFVGSSQSEANLIDKKIHNSSSILQLEDKASERRHSGDGVNQPFTKNGFTSSPKAAQSKTVNESGDKKFKCLQKEIVFHNALESQASLRKCSHTSAPSTAGCDTHSFFTSRLGACGTPQSTRGGSLFSPGEAFWNEAITVVDGLFAPKDGLSSHITEYHESLMVNYEICNSNTVEYGGCRSMVNKGMHTVLDPVCDDGTGSAVGPKGNQNKDLDEEASPMPVKHFDFNLEGNNFDEEMPSHANSDTPCTVASKEKTNASISHHSLQSIILTPIGHINQTKENLTLQGSTFKCVFSTRNMNPVSEDYDISTSGAVDKGYTVVSNNHEPKSSSTPASSSMKDCLDLNNWLPLEICDIYKKKGISKLYPWQVDCLQVDGVLHNRNLVYCASTSAGKSFVAEIIMLRRVFSAGKIALLVLPYVSICAEKAEHLEVLLEPLHKHVRSYYGNQGGGTIPKDTSVAVCTIEKANSLVNRLLEEGRLSELGTIVIDELHMVADQSRGYILELMLTKLRYAAGEGNIGSSSGESGGTSSGKSDPARGLQIVGMSATLPNVAAVADWLQAALYETDFRPVPLEEYVKVGSNIYNKEMEIVRVIPRVADLCGKDPDHIVELCNEVVQEGHSVLIFCSSRKGCESTARHIAKYIKKICVSPRDEDDDFFDINSAIYSLRRSAAGLDPVLEETLPLGVAYHHAGLTVEEREAVETFYRKGLVRVLTATSTLAAGVNLPARRVIFRQPRIGRDFIDGTRYRQMAGRAGRTGIDTKGESVLICKPEEVKKIVALLNDGCPPLYSCLSEDKNGMTHAILEVVAGGIVQTANDIHRYVRCTLLNSIKPFENVVKSAQDSLRWLCHKKFLEWNEETKLYTTTPLGRASFGSSLCPEESLIVLDDLTRAREGFVLASDLHLVYLVTPINVDVEPDWELYYERFMQLPSLDQSVGNRVGVQESFLMRMAHGAPSSHRSRDYSKGFRGNHNHRLGISTNRILSDDQMLRVCKRFYVSLILSRLVQEVSVVEACNAFKVARGMVQALQENAGRFASMVSVFCERLGWHDLESLVAKFQNRVSFGVRAEIVELTAIPYVKGSRARALYKAGLRTPQAIAEASVSEIGKALFESSQWTAQAQRKIQFGVAKKIKNGARKIVLDKAEEARLTAFSAFKSLGLDVPPLSHPLLLNATENVPRKELTSSSGEESTSNFVDLHSNQGLGANGVMLKTEADESNYYSPSVGLVSNGEAKSAGNIRSECPTLFEEGSAIVGSKHNMTNNPIKSASTSIYVSSRNVGNIRNQSSKCFDHDGQKQPKRDTVCVEIREHTLGKSPVKAVSIPGGVDSFLDLWDAATEFFFDIHFNKKFELNSSAPFEIHGMAVCWENSPVYYLNFPKDLLRYDSGGKEHAGMLPPKHQVEVAKKRWIRIGYIMGRKGVRKFTWNLKVQMQVLKSPAVSIQRFSGLHGGIKSLDLDLIDNSYFMFSHVHVKNAIDMCVVAWILSPDEEKSSHPNLEKEVKKRLSSDAAASANRSGRWKDQMQRAAHNGCCRRVAQTRALFSVLWKLLEAEELLEPLVTIETQLVNVLADMEIWGIGVDMEGCLRARHILGSKLKLLEKEAFKLAGKTFSLSMPADIANVLYEHLKLPRPEGSKGKQHPSTDKHCLDMLRNEHPIVPVIKEHRTLAKLLNSTLGSICSLARLSIRSQKYTLHGHWLQTSTATGRLSMEEPNLQCVEHMIEFKMDKDDVESHAIHYKINARDFFIPTQDDWLLITADYCQIELRLMAHFSKDSSLIKLLSSCQADVFTMIAAQWIGKHESSVSSCERDQTKRMVYGILYGMGPNSLAEKLDCSTEDAAERIQSFKKSFPGVAGWLHEAVTACRKKGFVETLKGRKRFLEKIKFGNSKEKSRAQRQAVNSICQGSAADVVKIAMIYVHDIIGEDSEASLPSFINAEEFLILKHRCRILLQVHDELVLEADSSVVKEAGLLLQTCMERAVSLLVPLPVKLKVGRTWGSLEPFMPNP; encoded by the exons ATGGATTCCCGCATCGACCAG TTCTTTGTCTCGAAAAAGAAGAGAAAGACTCTGTCACCAACTGCAAAATTGGGGAGATGCGAAAAAGTAGCAAGAAACCAAATTGAAGTCTCTCCAAGTTCGAAAAGTTCTTTGGATAGCTATTTAGTAACCTCAAAGGATGGTCATTCACCTGCAAAATCTTTGAATGTCCCTTGCGATCAAAAGGCTAATCAGGGGCCTGTGAAAAGGAATCTGACCTTGGATGCTGGCTTGTCATCTAGAATTGAAAATCGTGAGTCCCATTTCCCAACCCAGGGACTGCCTGAAAGACCTCAAGTTTCTGAAGTGGCTCCAAGGTTAAAATCTGAATTGCTTTCTGATAGTGTTCCAACTAATTGTCTTGGTAAGGATTCTTACGCATTTGGGAATGTTGTGGAAAATGCTGAACTGAAGGCATTTGCAACTGGATTTTTGTCGTTATATTGTAG CGAGTTACCATTTGTTGGAAGTTCTCAATCAGAAGCAAATCTCATTGATAAGAAAATACATAATAGCTCGTCTATCCTTCAGCTAGAGGATAAAGCATCTGAGAGAAGGCATAGTGGGGATGGTGTGAATCAACCTTTCACCAAGAATGGATTCACTTCCTCACCCAAGGCCGCACAATCTAAAACTGTTAACGAATCTGgagataaaaaatttaaatgccTGCAAAAG GAAATTGTATTCCACAATGCCTTAGAATCACAAGCAAGTTTGAGAAAATGTAGCCACACATCTGCTCCAAGTACTGCTGGATGTGACACACACAGTTTTTTCACCTCCAGACTTGGAGCTTGTGGAACTCCTCAATCTACACGGGGAGGGTCATTGTTCTCTCCTGGAGAAGCGTTTTGGAATGAAGCAATTACAGTTGTAGATGGGTTGTTTGCTCCCAAGGACGGTCTTTCATCCCATATCACAGAATATCACGAATCCCTGATGGTTAATTATGAGATTTGTAATTCAAATACAGTGGAATATGGTGGATGCcgcagtatggtaaacaagggTATGCATACAGTTTTAGACCCAGTTTGTGATGATGGGACTGGTTCTGCTGTAGGCCCCAAGGGGAATCAAAACAAAGATCTGGATGAAGAAGCCTCACCCATGCCTGTGAAGCACTTTGATTTCAATCTTGAGGGAAACAATTTTGATGAAGAGATGCCCTCTCATGCTAATAGTGATACACCTTGTACTGTAGCGAGCAAGGAGAAAACAAATGCTTCTATCAGTCACCATAGTTTACAAAGCATTATTCTTACACCCATTGGCCACATCaatcaaacaaaagaaaatctgACACTGCAAGGATCAACCTTTAAGTGTGTTTTTTCCACTAGAAACATGAATCCAGTGAGTGAAGATTATGACATTTCTACATCTGGTGCAGTGGACAAAGGTTACACCGTGGTTTCCAATAATCATGAGCCAAAAAGTTCCTCTACTCCAGCAAGTTCTTCAATGAAGGACTGCTTGGATTTGAATAATTGGCTCCCCCTTGAAATATGCGACATCTATAAGAAAAAGGGGATATCAAAACTGTATCCTTGGCAG GTTGACTGCCTTCAGGTGGATGGTGTCTTGCATAACCGGAATCTTGTTTATTGTGCATCTACCAG TGCTGGTAAAAGTTTCGTTGCTGAAATAATAATGCTAAGAAGAGTTTTTTCCGCTGGAAAAATTGCCCTTCTTGTACTTCCGTATGTATCTATCTGCGCAGAAAAG GCAGAACACCTTGAAGTTCTTTTAGAACCGTTACATAAGCATGTTCGCAGCTATTATGGAAATCAAGGTGGTGGCACTATTCCCAAGGATACCTCTGTAGCCGTCTGTACTATAGAGAAAGCAAATTCGTTGGTAAACAGATTACTGGAAGAGGGTCGTTTATCAGAGCTTGGTACCATTGTAATTGATGAACTGCACATG GTTGCTGATCAGAGTAGAGGTTATATATTAGAACTCATGTTGACAAAGCTTCGGTATGCAGCTGGTGAAGGCAATATAGGCTCTTCTAGTGGAGAAAGTGGAGGGACGAGTAGTGGTAAGTCTGATCCTGCTCGTGGCCTCCAAATTGTTGGCATGAGTGCAACATTACCCAATGTTGCTGCTGTTGCTGATTGGCTTCAA GCTGCACTTTATGAGACAGACTTTCGACCCGTTCCATTGGAGGAATACGTTAAAGTGGGTAGCAATATATATAACAAAGAGATGGAAATTGTTAGGGTGATCCCTAGAGTGGCTGATCTCTGTGGTAAAGATCCGGATCATATAGTTGAACTATGCAACGAG GTTGTCCAAGAGGGTCACTCAGTCCTAATATTTTGTTCCAGTAGAAAAGGATGTGAATCAACTGCAAGGCATATAGcgaaatatattaaaaaaatttgcgtAAGCCCTCGCGATGAAGACGATGATTTCTTTGATATAAATTCAGCTATTTATTCATTGCGAAGATCTGCTGCTGGGTTGGATCCAGTACTGGAAGAAACTCTTCCTCTTGGAGTAGCTTATCATCACGCCGGGCTCACA GTTGAGGAAAGGGAGGCTGTTGAAACATTCTACCGCAAAGGACTTGTACGTGTCTTGACTGCTACGTCAACACTAGCAGCTGGAGTTAATCTGCCAGCACGAAGAGTGATATTTAGACAACCACGCATTGGTCGTGATTTTATTGATGGGACAAGATACAGGCAGATGGCTGGAAGGGCAGGTCGTACTGGCATAGATACAAAGGGAGAAAGT GTGCTGATTTGCAAGCCAGAGGAGGTCAAGAAAATAGTGGCACTCCTTAATGATGGTTGTCCTCCACTTTATTCTTGCCTGTCAGAAGATAAGAATGGGATGACCCATGCTATACTGGAGGTTGTTGCTGGAGGAATTGTTCAAACAGCAAATGATATTCATCGATATGTTAGGTGTACTCTTCTCAATTCAATTAAACCTTTTGAAAATGTCGTGAAATCAGCCCAAGATTCTCTTCGATGGCTGTGCCATAAAAAGTTTCTTGAATGGAATGAAGAGACGAAGTTGTACACTACTACACCTTTGGGCCGCGCATCTTTTGGAAGTTCTCTCTGTCCAGAGGAATCACTT ATTGTACTGGACGATCTCACGAGGGCGAGAGAAGGATTTGTGCTTGCATCAGATTTACATCTAGTGTACTTAGTAACACCCATTAATGTTGATGTGGAACCAGACTGGGAACTATATTATGAGCGATTCATGCAGTTGCCTTCATTAGACCAG TCTGTTGGAAATCGAGTTGGAGTACAAGAATCCTTTTTGATGCGTATGGCTCATGGAGCACCTTCCTCACATAGATCAAGGGATTATTCCAAAGGCTTTCGCGGAAATCACAATCATAGACTTGGGATTTCGACTAATCGAATTCTCTCAGATGATCAAATGCTTAGAGTGTGTAAACGATTCTATGTTTCTCTTATCTTGTCTCGGCTTGTGCAG GAAGTATCTGTTGTTGAGGCATGCAATGCTTTTAAAGTCGCTAGAGGTATGGTTCAGGCCTTACAAGAAAATGCTGGAAGATTTGCGTCTATGGTTTCTGTATTCTGTGAGAGACTTGGTTGGCATGACCTTGAAAGCTTAGTTGCCAAATTCCAAAATCGTGTTTCATTTGGAGTTAGAGCAGAGATTGTAGAACTTACAGCTATTCCTTACGTTAAG GGTTCACGAGCTAGAGCACTTTATAAGGCTGGTTTGCGAACTCCTCAAGCTATAGCTGAAGCGTCTGTCTCTGAAATTGGCAAAGCACTTTTTGAATCTTCTCAGTGGACTGCACAAG CACAACGGAAAATACAATTTGGAGTTGCCAAGAAGATAAAAAATGGAGCTCGCAAAATTGTTCTTGATAAAGCTGAAGAGGCACGACTCACTGCATTCTCAGCCTTCAAATCTCTTGGACTTGACGTGCCACCATTGTCTCACCCTTTATTACTTAATGCTACCGAAAATGTCCCCAGAAAGGAATTAACATCGTCTTCGGGGGAGGAATCAACTAGCAACTTTGTTGATCTTCATTCAAATCAAGGTTTGGGGGCCAACGGAGTTATGTTAAAAACTGAGGCGGACGAATCAAACTACTACTCTCCATCTGTTGGACTTGTGTCAAACGGTGAAGCAAAATCAGCGGGCAATATTCGAAGTGAATGTCCTACTTTATTTGAAGAAGGATCCGCTATTGTGGGGTCTAAGCATAATATGACTAACAATCCCATAAAAAGTGCAAGCACGTCCATCTATGTCTCATCAAGAAACGTTGGTAATATCAGAAATCAGTCTAGTAAGTGTTTTGACCATGATGGTCAGAAACAACCTAAAAGAGACACTGTATGTGTGGAAATCAGAGAACACACATTGGGAAAAAGTCCTGTGAAGGCAGTTAGTATTCCTGGGGGAGTCGATTCTTTCTTGGATCTTTGGGATGCAGCAACAGAGTTTTTTTTTGATatacattttaataaaaaatttgaattgaaCTCTTCTGCTCCATTTGAAATACATGGCATGGCGGTTTGCTGGGAAAACTCTCCTGTGTATTACTTAAATTTCCCAAAGGACTTATTACGCTATGACAGTGGAGGAAAAGAACATGCTGGTATGCTACCACCAAAGCATCAGGTGGAGGTAGCCAAGAAACGGTGGATAAGGATTGGGTATATAATGGGGAGAAAAGGAGTCAGAAAATTTACTTGGAACTTAAAAGTTCAGATGCAGGTGCTCAAAAGTCCAGCTGTTTCTATTCAGAGGTTTAGCGGTCTGCATGGTGGAATTAAAAGTCTGGATCTGGATCTTATTGACAATTCATACTTCATGTTTTCCCATGTCCATGTAAAGAACGCAATTGATATGTGTGTTGTGGCATGGATTCTTTCGCCTGATGAAGAGAAAAGTTCTCATCCTAATCTGGAAAAG GAAGTTAAAAAGAGATTATCTAGTGATGCTGCAGCTTCAGCGAATAGAAGTGGTCGATGGAAGGATCAGATGCAAAGAGCTGCACATAACGGTTGCTGTCGCAGAGTTGCACAAACTCGAGCTTTGTTTTCTGTTCTGTGGAAATTATTAGAGGCTGAAGAACTGCTTGAACCACTTGTGACTATTGAAACTCAGCTG GTAAATGTTCTTGCTGATATGGAGATTTGGGGAATTGGTGTTGACATGGAAGGATGCCTTAGAGCGCGTCATATTCTTGGAAGTAAACTAAAGCTTTTGGAGAAGGAAGCTTTCAAATTGGCTGGCAAGACATTTTCATTATCGATGCCAGCTGACATAGCTAATGTACTCTATGAACACTTGAAACTTCCCAGGCCAGAAGGGAGTAAGGGAAAACAACATCCAAGTACTGACAAACATTGTCTGGATATGTTGAG GAATGAGCATCCCATTGTTCCAGTTATTAAAGAGCACCGAACATTAGCTAAACTTTTGAATTCTACTTTGGGGTCAATTTGTTCACTTGCTAGGCTTTCTATAAGGAGCCAGAAGTATACTTTGCACGGTCATTGGCTCCAGACGTCAACAGCAACTGGTCGACTGTCAATGGAGGAGCCTAACCTCCAG TGTGTTGAGCATATGATTGAGTTCAAAATGGATAAAGATGATGTTGAATCGCATGCCATTCACTATAAGATTAATGCTCGTGATTTCTTCATACCTACTCAG GATGATTGGCTGCTCATAACGGCAGATTATTGCCAGATAGAGCTGAGACTCATGGCCCATTTCTCAAAAGATTCTTCATTGATTAAACTTCTGAGTAGTTGTCAGGCCGATGTATTTACCATGATTGCTGCACAATGGATTGGGAAACATGAGTCAAGTGTGAGCTCATGTGAGCGAGATCAAACAAAGAGAATGGTTTATGGAATCCTATATGGTATGGGCCCTAACTCACTCGCAGAAAAACTGGACTGCAGTACAGAAGATGCTGCAGAACGAATTCAGAGCTTCAAGAAATCTTTTCCTGGTGTTGCTGGCTGGTTGCATGAAGCAGTCACAGCCTGTCGTAAAAAAGG TTTTGTGGAGACCCTTAAGGGAAGAAAACGTTTCttggaaaaaattaaatttggtaACAGTAAAGAAAAATCCAGAGCTCAAAGACAAGCTGTGAACTCTATATGCCAG GGATCTGCCGCTGATGTCGTAAAAATTGCAATGATATATGTCCATGATATTATTGGTGAGGATTCTGAAGCATCTTTGCCTAGTTTCATAAATGCTGAAGAGTTTCTGATTCTTAAACATCGATGCCGAATCCTTCTACAG GTACATGATGAACTAGTCCTGGAAGCTGATTCTTCAGTTGTTAAGGAAGCTGGGCTGTTACTTCAAACATGCATGGAAAGGGCTGTGTCGCTTCTTG TTCCTTTGCCTGTTAAATTGAAAGTCGGGAGAACTTGGGGGTCTTTGGAGCCATTCATGCCTAATCCTTAG